In one window of Drosophila mauritiana strain mau12 chromosome X, ASM438214v1, whole genome shotgun sequence DNA:
- the LOC117147448 gene encoding homeobox protein B-H1 yields MQSSKSFLIRDLLGDLINRRQTDSELELSNDDSDIDIEDRSTPDSTAAGCQQELLLSHHHRRFTHHDESSVESCLSATRGPGSGTGSGGGGGGGVAGGLSAAAAAAGVAAGLLAAAASGANGDRDANGNGSGPGSGGGTSGGYAEHKLQLSKSGRKPRRRRTAFTHAQLAYLERKFRCQKYLSVADRSDVAETLNLSETQVKTWYQNRRTKWKRQNQLRLEQLRHQATMEKDFVVQDGGGAGGLGCCPSGLSSSFSAAAAAAAAASNPCNFLTSAAAAAIFRNVGYVHGCPM; encoded by the exons ATGCAGAGCTCAAAATCTTTTTTAATACGCGATCTTCTGGGCGATTTGATTAATCGACGACAAACAGATTCGG AACTGGAGCTCTCCAACGACGATTCGGATATAGACATCGAGGATCGATCTACGCCGGACTCGACGGCTGCGGGCTGCCAGCAGGAACTCCTGCTGTCGCACCATCACCGCAGATTCACCCACCACGACGAATCCAGTGTGGAGTCCTGCCTATCGGCCACAAGAGGCCCCGGCTCTGGCACAGGATCGGGtggtggcggaggaggaggagtagcCGGCGGACTGAGTGCCGCTGCAGCGGCGGCGGGCGTGGCTGCTGGACTCCTGGCAGCGGCGGCCAGTGGTGCCAATGGGGATCGGGATGCCAACGGCAATGGCAGTGGCCCGGGATCCGGCGGCGGAACGAGTGGCGGCTATGCGGAGCACAAGCTGCAGCTGAGCAAAAGTGGCCGGAAGCCGCGACGCCGCCGAACCGCCTTCACCCACGCCCAGCTCGCCTACTTGGAGCGGAAGTTCCGGTGCCAGAAGTACCTGAGCGTGGCCGATCGCAGCGATGTGGCCGAAACGCTCAATCTGTCCGAGACGCAGGTGAAAACCTGGTACCAGAATCGCCG AACCAAGTGGAAGCGACAGAATCAACTGCGTCTGGAGCAGCTGCGTCATCAGGCGACCATGGAGAAGGACTTTGTGGTCCAGGATGGCGGCGGTGCGGGCGGACTCGGCTGCTGTCCCAGCGGACTGAGCAGTTCTTTTagtgccgccgccgccgctgcagcGGCTGCCAGCAATCCGTGCAATTTTCTCACTTCCGCCGCAGCGGCGGCCATTTTCCGTAACGTCGGCTACGTCCACGGATGTCCCATGTAG
- the LOC117148242 gene encoding uncharacterized protein LOC117148242 — MTEYNMTHMVRPQGFSLEELRQALSRSAIREQCYFIYATGNILEIISGFDELLNQEVIQFGADKLAAVYVCGLMVYLHRHEDTSATQVKRTLFLQKCFNYMACTEESHIHQICVHILGLFNIQSSSTMLNLILGCRVASPLSTMANVVANCLFWAMLDHMSDLGLDLHRLRPANTLLLVVAVVKPHIYVISYLHSLHLVVRLISSILLIGPFSVQGQQLCQETGVPEDFMKLARDECSILVRWLIAIVDELRPLMVENNDLGHLHERLVLLESICELMQLLHGHLVKCYQGKIATQ; from the exons ATGACAGAATACAACATGACCCACATGGTGCGACCCCAGGGATTCAGCTTGGAGGAGCTGCGTCAGGCTTTGAGTCGATCGGCGATTCGGGAGCAATGCTACTTTATTTATGCCACCGGCAATATTTTGGAG ATTATATCTGGATTTGATGAACTGCTCAACCAGGAGGTAATCCAATTCGGGGCCGATAAACTGGCTGCGGTGTATGTATGCGGCTTGATGGTTTATCTACACCGTCATGAGGATACTTCGGCGACCCAGGTGAAGAGAACTCTCTTCCTGCAAAAGTGCTTCAATTATATGGCATGCACCGAGGAAAGCCAT ATCCACCAGATATGCGTCCATATCCTGGGCCTCTTCAATATCCAGAGTTCGAGCACAATGCTTAACCTGATCCTCGGCTGCCGCGTGGCCAGTCCACTGTCCACCATGGCCAACGTTGTGGCTAACTGTCTGTTCTGGGCCATGTTGGATCATATGTCGGACTTGGGCCTGGACTTGCACCGTTTGCGTCCGGCTAACACATTGCTGCTTGTCGTCGCCGTGGTGAAGCCGCACATTTATGTAATATCCTATCTGCATTCGCTGCACCTGGTGGTCCGTTTAATATCCAGCATCCTGCTGATCGGACCATTCAGTGTCCAGGGCCAGCAACTGTGCCAGGAGACCGGCGTGCCGGAAGATTTTATGAAACTGGCCAGGGACGAATGCTCGATATTAGTTCGCTGGCTAATCGCCATTGTTGATGAGCTGCGTCCCCTGATGGTGGAGAACAACGATTTGGGGCATCTGCATGAGCGCCTGGTGCTCTTGGAGTCCATTTGTGAGCTTATGCAACTCTTGCATGGCCACTTGGTTAAGTGTTATCAAGGCAAAATTGCCACACAATGA
- the LOC117148243 gene encoding uncharacterized protein LOC117148243, whose product MSGKDDRSKEKRRNMKQYNHHHKKEQGRSTTSSGSPPPTSRRSMVDVADSSDEPRLARRGNWQSSGAGRSSLAPQRNRDMLDTLPSDTDDMEQLGLDGAPIDENARAQLRAGDFQKMAQFPSLGGGHFTFGSEREWANVAEGQTKLHTKAASAYFTLNLTRLNVGLQTIPLYKRMDYPASLFTRAQIAAQEKAAERAEAAYQRILKDSNGGAKSRAPSAKSNKDAAPAAAEKPVAASAAEPDELDELLAMTDTQLGIGSGPITMPMPMVQPATPSSAASKNGVEEWLDSVLDE is encoded by the exons ATGTCCGGCAAGGACGATCGATCCAAAGA AAAGCGCAGGAACATGAAGCAGTACAATCATCACCATAAAAAGGAACAAGGGCGGTCCACCACGTCGTCGGGATCGCCGCCACCCACCTCCCGTCGCAGCATGGTTGATGTGGCGGACTCGAGCGATGAGCCAAGGTTGGCCAGGCGTGGCAATTGGCAGTCCAGTGGAGCTGGCCGCTCCTCGTTGGCACCGCAACGGAACAGGGACATGCTGGACACGCTGCCCAGCGACACCGACGATATGGAGCAATTGGGCCTGGATGGTGCACCCATCGATGAGAATGCCCGTGCCCAGTTACGAGCTGGCGATTTCCAGAAGATGGCCCAGTTTCCCAGCCTCGGTGGCGGCCACTTTACCTTTGGATCAGAGCGCGAATGGGCCAACGTGGCCGAGGGCCAGACCAAGCTACACACCAAGGCTGCCAGTGCTTACTTCACCCTGAACCTCACCCGCCTAAATGTGGGTCTGCAAACGATTCCTTTATACAAGCGTATGGATTATCCGGCGTCTTTGTTCACCCGTGCTCAGATTGCCGCCCAGGAGAAGGCCGCCGAACGGGCTGAGGCAGCCTACCAGCGCATTCTAAAGGACTCCAATGGGGGCGCCAAGTCGCGAGCTCCCTCTGCTAAGTCCAACAAGGACGCCGCCCCTGCAGCGGCGGAAAAACCAGTTGCCGCCTCAGCAGCTGAACCCGATGAACTTGACGAGCTATTGGCCATGACCGATACGCAACTGGGTATAGGCTCTGGACCCATCACGATGCCCATGCCTATGGTGCAGCCGGCCACGCCCTCATCGGCAGCAAGCAAAAACGGTGTGGAGGAATGGCTGGATTCCGTTTTGGATGAATAG
- the LOC117148303 gene encoding putative glutathione-specific gamma-glutamylcyclotransferase 2: MLDFLTELRNSGSGADQLPGNIYTEFFANVIEEPREHGCKSADHDFTPGFSMLRTFDTENSNQLEPPAASDADVWIFGYGSLVWKTDFPYIDRRRGFVWGFKRRFYQHSIDHRGIPERPGRVVTLLPGDPAQDRVYGVAYRIAASQKGAVLDHLDYREKNGYERCSLEFHEYPTDGAEPIQVIIYVATQANDSYAGDVWQVPCIARQIFSSAGPSGPNREYLFNLAAAMDQLFPGAVDDHLEELVACVKRYIVEDEPQLIRHALLHEISGILEEEELAEQAHQLEKLLERCQKPGGREWLIHGALQAKNKS, encoded by the coding sequence ATGTTGGACTTCCTAACGGAATTGCGAAACAGTGGTTCTGGGGCGGATCAGCTGCCCGGCAACATATACACCGAGTTCTTCGCGAACGTTATCGAGGAGCCCAGGGAACATGGATGCAAGTCAGCGGATCACGATTTTACACCAGGATTCTCCATGCTGCGCACTTTCGATACCGAAAATAGCAATCAATTGGAGCCGCCGGCAGCCTCGGATGCGGATGTCTGGATCTTTGGCTATGGGTCGTTGGTGTGGAAGACGGACTTCCCGTACATAGACCGACGACGCGGCTTCGTTTGGGGATTCAAGCGTCGCTTCTACCAGCACAGCATCGATCACCGGGGTATTCCCGAACGTCCTGGTCGCGTGGTCACCCTACTGCCAGGGGATCCCGCCCAGGATCGTGTCTATGGGGTCGCCTATCGCATAGCTGCTAGTCAAAAGGGTGCTGTGCTTGACCATCTGGACTACCGGGAGAAGAACGGGTACGAGCGCTGCAGCTTGGAGTTTCACGAGTATCCGACTGACGGTGCAGAACCCATCCAGGTGATCATATACGTGGCCACGCAGGCGAACGATTCCTATGCTGGTGATGTGTGGCAAGTTCCCTGTATTGCGAGGCAAATCTTCAGCTCGGCCGGTCCCAGTGGCCCCAATCGCGAATACCTGTTCAACCTGGCCGCCGCCATGGATCAGCTCTTTCCCGGTGCTGTAGACGATCATCTCGAAGAACTGGTGGCTTGCGTTAAGCGTTACATTGTCGAGGATGAGCCCCAGTTAATACGCCATGCGCTGTTGCATGAGATATCCGGTAttctggaggaggaggagctaGCGGAGCAGGCCCACCAGCTGGAGAAGCTTTTGGAGCGATGTCAGAAGCCTGGCGGACGCGAGTGGTTGATCCACGGAGCACTGCAAGCCAAAAATAAGTCGTGA